In a single window of the Necator americanus strain Aroian chromosome X, whole genome shotgun sequence genome:
- a CDS encoding hypothetical protein (NECATOR_CHRX.G25319.T1), whose product MEHGIIGKGIRFVTLNCRTLSSTEQQTALSRILWYFCVLSAAQQETGIRGRPVFSIGDYVVYCCDAMKRRWLCDSHEEQLQQPGGGIWLKIV is encoded by the coding sequence ATGGAGCATGGAATCATTGGCAAAGGCATTCGTTTCGTAACgttgaactgccgaacactgtcGTCGACTGAACAACAAACCGCCCTGTCTAGGATTCTATGGTATTTCTGTGTGCTGTCTGCTGCACAGCAGGAAACAGGCATCAGAGGTCGGCCGGTCTTCAGTATCGGAGACTACGTTGTCTACTGCTGCGATGCGATGAAAAGAAGATGGCTGTGCGATAGCCATGAGGAGCAactacaacaacctggtggaggaatttggcttaaaatcgtctag